One region of Halohasta litchfieldiae genomic DNA includes:
- a CDS encoding DNA topoisomerase I produces the protein MSRGPALIITEKDNAARRIAEILSGDTADSTRENGVNVYKWGGKRCIGLSGHVVGVDFPAEYNDWRDVEPVELIDAPIEKQPTQQNIVSAIRTLSRHASQVTIATDYDREGELIGKEAYELVREVNEDVEIDRVRFSSITDREVQEAFDNPDELDFDLAAAGEARQVIDLIWGAALTRFLSLSARQLGDDFISVGRVQGPTLKLIVDREREIDAFDPEDYWELFADLEKADKGGFEAQYFYRDEDGNEAERVWDGDRAEAVYEVLAATDAATVDSVRRRTRTDKPPAPFNTTQFIRAAGSLNYSAQRAMSMAEDLYTAGYITYPRTDNTVYPEDLDPRELLEAYLDDRTFGEDAESLLEADEIEPTAGDKETTDHPPIHPTGERPDRGELSEDEREIYELVVRRFFATVADDATWEHLKVVSEIATETTDVDDLRLKANGKRLVEAGYHEVYPYFNQQETHVPDVEEGESLAITETRIEDKQTQPPRRYGQSRLIETMEKMGIGTKSTRHHTIEKLYDRGYIESDPPRPTMLARAVVEAAEEYADQIVSEDMTAQLEADMQAIAAGDKGYDEVTTESKEMLELVFDELTDSREAVGDHIQKSLKADKTLGPCPECGDDLLVRKSRHGSYFVGCNGYPDCTYTLPLPSTGKPLILEDECEDHELHEVKMLAGRKTFTHGCPQCKADEADEEEDLVIGVCPDCGGEHDGELAIKRLRNGSRLVGCTRYPDCDYSLPLPRRGEIEVTDARCEEHDLPELIVHSGDEPWELGCPICNYREFQAEQNGSELETISGIGEKTAAKLKTAGVDDVSALKDADPDSLADAVEGVGADTVRNWQANAD, from the coding sequence ATGAGTCGCGGGCCCGCACTGATCATTACCGAGAAGGACAACGCTGCCCGGCGAATCGCCGAGATTTTGAGCGGTGACACCGCCGATTCAACCCGGGAAAACGGCGTCAACGTCTACAAATGGGGCGGGAAACGCTGCATCGGTCTCTCCGGCCACGTCGTCGGCGTCGACTTCCCCGCCGAGTACAACGACTGGCGGGACGTCGAACCGGTCGAACTGATCGACGCGCCCATCGAAAAACAGCCCACACAGCAAAATATCGTCTCGGCGATCCGGACGCTCTCCAGACACGCCTCGCAGGTCACGATTGCAACTGACTACGACCGCGAGGGCGAACTCATCGGCAAGGAAGCCTACGAGCTGGTCCGCGAGGTCAACGAGGACGTCGAGATCGACCGCGTTCGCTTTTCGTCGATCACCGACCGCGAGGTTCAGGAGGCCTTCGACAACCCCGACGAACTCGATTTCGACCTCGCTGCGGCTGGCGAGGCCCGGCAGGTGATCGACCTCATCTGGGGGGCTGCGCTCACTCGATTCCTCTCGCTTTCTGCTCGCCAGCTCGGTGACGATTTTATTTCGGTTGGTCGGGTTCAAGGGCCGACACTCAAACTGATCGTCGACCGGGAACGCGAGATCGACGCCTTCGATCCCGAAGACTACTGGGAACTGTTTGCTGACCTCGAAAAGGCCGACAAGGGTGGCTTCGAGGCCCAGTACTTCTACCGCGACGAGGATGGCAACGAGGCCGAGCGCGTCTGGGACGGCGACCGTGCGGAGGCCGTCTATGAGGTGTTAGCCGCAACTGACGCCGCGACCGTCGACTCGGTGCGTCGACGGACCCGAACCGACAAACCACCCGCGCCGTTCAACACCACCCAGTTCATCCGGGCGGCTGGCTCGCTGAACTACTCGGCCCAGCGGGCGATGAGCATGGCCGAGGATCTGTACACCGCGGGCTATATCACTTACCCGCGAACCGACAACACGGTCTACCCCGAGGATCTCGACCCCAGAGAGCTTCTTGAAGCGTACCTCGATGACCGAACCTTTGGCGAGGATGCCGAATCCCTGCTGGAAGCCGACGAAATCGAGCCAACTGCCGGCGACAAGGAAACGACTGACCACCCGCCAATCCACCCAACCGGCGAGCGACCGGACCGCGGCGAACTCTCCGAGGACGAACGGGAGATCTACGAACTCGTCGTCCGCCGGTTTTTCGCAACCGTTGCCGACGATGCGACGTGGGAACACCTCAAAGTCGTCTCCGAGATAGCCACCGAAACCACAGACGTCGACGACCTCCGACTGAAAGCAAACGGTAAGCGGTTGGTAGAGGCAGGCTACCACGAGGTCTACCCCTATTTCAATCAGCAGGAAACCCACGTTCCGGACGTCGAGGAGGGCGAATCGCTGGCGATCACCGAGACGCGTATCGAGGACAAACAGACCCAGCCGCCGCGGCGCTACGGTCAGTCGCGGCTGATCGAAACGATGGAGAAAATGGGGATCGGGACGAAGTCGACGCGTCACCACACCATCGAGAAACTGTACGACCGAGGCTACATCGAGAGCGATCCGCCGCGGCCGACGATGCTTGCTCGTGCGGTCGTCGAAGCCGCCGAGGAGTACGCCGACCAGATCGTCAGCGAGGATATGACTGCCCAGCTGGAGGCGGATATGCAGGCGATTGCGGCCGGTGACAAGGGGTACGACGAGGTGACAACCGAATCCAAGGAGATGTTGGAGTTAGTGTTCGACGAACTCACGGACTCCCGTGAGGCGGTCGGCGACCACATCCAGAAATCCCTCAAAGCCGACAAAACGCTCGGTCCCTGTCCGGAGTGTGGCGACGACCTCTTGGTTCGGAAGAGTCGACACGGTTCGTACTTCGTCGGCTGTAACGGCTACCCTGACTGCACGTATACGCTTCCGCTGCCGTCGACCGGTAAACCGCTCATTCTCGAAGACGAGTGTGAGGACCACGAGCTCCACGAGGTGAAGATGCTCGCGGGGCGCAAGACGTTCACCCACGGCTGTCCGCAGTGTAAGGCCGATGAGGCCGACGAAGAAGAGGATCTCGTTATTGGGGTGTGTCCGGACTGTGGTGGGGAACACGACGGCGAGTTGGCGATCAAGCGACTCCGAAACGGCTCGCGGCTCGTCGGCTGTACGCGGTATCCCGACTGTGACTACTCACTGCCCCTGCCGCGCCGCGGCGAGATCGAAGTCACCGACGCTCGGTGTGAGGAACACGACCTCCCCGAACTCATCGTCCACAGCGGCGACGAGCCGTGGGAACTCGGCTGTCCGATCTGTAACTACCGGGAGTTTCAGGCAGAACAGAACGGCTCTGAGCTCGAAACCATCAGCGGAATCGGCGAAAAGACCGCCGCCAAGCTGAAAACCGCGGGCGTCGACGACGTTTCGGCACTCAAAGACGCCGATCCCGACTCTTTGGCCGATGCGGTCGAGGGCGTCGGTGCCGACACCGTGCGGAACTGGCAGGCCAACGCCGACTGA
- the smc gene encoding chromosome segregation protein SMC: MHISALVLDGFKSFGRPTRIPFYEDFTVITGPNGSGKSNIIDGVLFALGLARTRGIRAEKLTDLIYNPGHDGEEDAGGGTREASVEVILDNSDRTLSREQVVTAAGSDRIGDVDEITIKRRVKQTEDNYYSYYYLNERSVNLGDIQDLLSQAGIAPEGYNVVMQGDVTEIINMSAFQRRGIIDEIAGVAEFDQKKEAAFEELEAVKDRINEAALKIEDKENRLEQLADERDTALEYQSHREEKSEYEGYLKAAELEDKRESLANTEAKIEECEATLEDRQATLDTKQGRLTRLEDELEDLNREIERKGEDEQLAIKREIESVKGEIDRLEGRIETAEERVEEAENERRGAFVELDRKQEQVEELESEIRDHKVKKASIKGTVQTKQSELEEIEAEIENVDTEFDELKAELAAEKERLEGLKSDANEAQREKDRLLDDARRRSNEVTEAQNDLEAAREDLPDLKAKLSELHSELDKAEKNAEKIESTIETLHEERTELKTELDAVDDDLREKQSEYAELEARADDSGDTSWPRAVTTILNANKRGVHGAVGDLGSVDGEYATACETAAGGRLANVVVDDDGVGSDCIDFLKSRNAGRATFLPITKMDDRSLPRLPNDPGVVDFARNLVDYDSKFESIFSYVLGSTLVVEDMQTARQFMGDFRMVTLDGDLVERSGAMTGGSGGGSRYSFSHSGGGKIERIAKEIAKLEDKRRSLDSEIRELESDIDDARDRKSDATETVRSVETDLERTREEIDDTEATTERLEARLEEIEAEREEVTEEMESVDDRLDELETEREAVEETISELEADLADSKIPELTAEADEIKSEIDDHKDRMEKIDGRINEKQLELQYAEEAIEELHDTVETAQNRKAEAKDRIAELEAEIETKEQTLDDKREAVEELEAELVDLKAAREDLKATVKAAKAERDEAQEAVAEIESTLQTHRETVDRLEWEIGELESAVGDYDPEEIPDHDEVESKIETLEAKMEALEPVNMLAIEEYDEVEAELETLTEGRDTLTEERDGIRDRIDQYESQKKSTFMEAFESINDHFTDIFSRLSAGSGELVLEDPDDPFEGGLTMKAQPADKPIQRLAAMSGGEKSLTALAFIFAIQRHNPAPFYALDEIDAFLDAVNAERVGEMVDDLAGDAQFVVVSHRSALLERSERAIGVTMQDDNYSAVTGIQFSEDDAAEGEDGSDDDPDAIEEATADD; encoded by the coding sequence ATGCACATTTCAGCCCTCGTCTTAGACGGTTTCAAAAGCTTCGGCAGACCGACGCGCATCCCCTTCTACGAGGATTTTACGGTCATCACCGGCCCTAACGGGTCGGGCAAATCGAACATTATCGATGGTGTCCTCTTTGCACTCGGACTCGCCCGCACTCGCGGCATCCGCGCCGAGAAGCTCACCGATCTCATTTATAATCCCGGCCACGACGGCGAGGAAGACGCTGGGGGTGGCACCCGCGAAGCCAGCGTCGAGGTCATCCTCGACAACAGCGACCGTACCCTCTCCCGTGAGCAGGTCGTCACCGCCGCCGGAAGCGACCGTATCGGCGACGTCGACGAAATCACGATCAAACGCCGGGTCAAACAGACCGAAGATAACTACTATTCGTACTACTATCTCAACGAACGCTCGGTGAATCTCGGGGATATTCAGGACTTGCTGTCGCAGGCCGGAATCGCCCCCGAGGGGTACAACGTCGTGATGCAGGGCGACGTCACCGAGATCATCAACATGTCAGCGTTCCAGCGCCGCGGCATCATCGACGAAATCGCTGGCGTCGCGGAGTTTGACCAGAAGAAGGAGGCCGCTTTCGAGGAGTTGGAAGCGGTCAAAGACCGAATCAACGAGGCCGCTCTCAAGATCGAAGACAAGGAAAACCGGCTCGAACAGCTCGCCGACGAACGGGATACGGCGCTCGAATACCAGTCCCACCGCGAGGAAAAATCCGAGTATGAGGGGTATCTGAAGGCCGCCGAACTCGAAGACAAACGCGAGAGCCTCGCCAACACCGAGGCCAAGATCGAAGAGTGTGAAGCCACGCTCGAAGACCGACAGGCGACGCTCGATACCAAACAGGGTCGACTCACCCGACTCGAAGACGAACTTGAAGACCTGAACCGCGAGATCGAACGCAAGGGCGAGGACGAACAGCTTGCGATCAAACGCGAGATCGAGTCGGTCAAAGGCGAGATCGATAGACTCGAAGGCCGGATCGAAACCGCCGAGGAGCGCGTCGAGGAGGCCGAAAACGAGCGCCGCGGTGCGTTCGTCGAACTCGATCGCAAGCAGGAACAGGTTGAGGAACTCGAAAGCGAGATCCGCGATCACAAGGTCAAGAAAGCCTCGATCAAGGGGACCGTCCAGACCAAGCAGTCCGAACTCGAAGAGATCGAAGCCGAGATCGAGAACGTCGACACCGAGTTCGACGAACTGAAAGCCGAACTCGCTGCGGAAAAAGAACGGCTTGAAGGGCTCAAATCGGATGCCAACGAGGCCCAGCGCGAGAAGGACCGCCTGTTGGACGACGCGAGGCGGCGATCCAACGAGGTCACTGAAGCCCAGAACGATCTCGAAGCCGCCCGTGAGGATCTCCCCGACCTGAAGGCGAAACTCTCGGAACTCCACAGCGAACTCGACAAAGCCGAGAAGAACGCCGAGAAAATCGAGTCGACCATCGAGACGCTCCACGAGGAGCGAACCGAACTCAAAACGGAACTCGACGCGGTCGACGACGACCTCCGCGAGAAACAGTCGGAGTACGCCGAACTCGAAGCCCGCGCCGACGACAGCGGCGACACCTCGTGGCCCCGCGCCGTGACGACGATTCTCAACGCCAACAAGCGCGGTGTTCACGGTGCAGTCGGCGATCTGGGGAGCGTCGACGGCGAGTATGCGACTGCCTGTGAGACCGCCGCCGGTGGCCGACTCGCAAACGTCGTGGTCGACGACGACGGCGTCGGCTCGGACTGCATTGATTTCCTGAAATCCCGGAACGCAGGCCGGGCGACGTTCCTCCCGATCACGAAGATGGACGACCGGAGCTTGCCGCGGTTGCCGAACGATCCGGGCGTCGTCGACTTCGCCCGCAATCTGGTCGACTACGACTCGAAATTCGAGTCGATCTTTTCGTACGTCTTGGGGTCGACGCTCGTCGTCGAGGATATGCAGACCGCCCGCCAGTTCATGGGCGATTTCCGGATGGTAACCCTCGACGGCGATCTGGTCGAACGCTCGGGGGCGATGACCGGTGGCTCCGGCGGCGGCTCACGGTACTCCTTTTCGCACTCCGGCGGTGGGAAAATCGAACGGATCGCCAAGGAGATCGCCAAACTGGAGGACAAACGCCGCAGCCTCGATTCGGAGATCCGGGAGTTGGAAAGCGATATCGACGATGCCCGGGACCGCAAATCCGACGCCACCGAAACGGTGCGCTCGGTCGAAACTGATCTCGAACGCACGCGTGAGGAGATCGACGACACCGAAGCCACAACCGAGCGGCTCGAAGCTCGCCTAGAGGAGATCGAAGCCGAACGCGAGGAGGTCACCGAGGAGATGGAGAGCGTCGACGACCGGCTCGACGAACTCGAAACCGAACGCGAGGCCGTCGAGGAGACCATTTCCGAACTGGAAGCCGACCTCGCGGATTCGAAGATCCCCGAACTCACCGCTGAGGCCGACGAGATCAAATCGGAGATCGACGACCACAAAGACCGAATGGAGAAGATCGACGGCCGGATCAACGAAAAACAACTCGAACTCCAGTACGCCGAGGAGGCCATCGAGGAGCTCCACGACACGGTCGAAACGGCCCAAAACCGGAAGGCAGAGGCCAAAGACCGGATCGCGGAGCTGGAGGCCGAAATCGAAACCAAAGAACAGACGCTCGACGACAAACGCGAGGCCGTCGAGGAACTCGAAGCCGAACTCGTCGACCTCAAAGCCGCCCGTGAGGATCTCAAAGCCACCGTCAAGGCCGCCAAAGCCGAGCGTGACGAGGCCCAAGAGGCCGTCGCCGAGATCGAATCCACACTCCAGACTCACCGCGAGACGGTCGACCGGCTCGAATGGGAGATCGGCGAACTCGAATCGGCAGTCGGCGACTACGACCCCGAGGAGATACCCGACCACGACGAGGTCGAATCGAAAATCGAGACACTGGAAGCGAAGATGGAGGCACTCGAACCGGTCAACATGCTGGCCATCGAGGAGTACGACGAGGTCGAAGCCGAACTGGAGACGCTCACGGAGGGTAGGGACACCCTAACGGAAGAACGAGACGGGATTCGTGACCGCATCGATCAGTACGAATCCCAGAAGAAGTCGACGTTCATGGAGGCCTTCGAGTCGATCAACGATCACTTCACGGATATCTTCTCACGGCTCTCGGCGGGGAGCGGCGAACTCGTGCTTGAAGATCCCGACGACCCATTCGAGGGTGGATTGACGATGAAAGCCCAGCCAGCCGACAAACCGATCCAGCGACTGGCGGCGATGTCAGGCGGCGAGAAATCGCTGACCGCACTGGCGTTCATTTTCGCTATCCAGCGACACAACCCCGCGCCGTTCTACGCGCTCGACGAGATCGATGCCTTCCTCGATGCCGTGAATGCCGAACGCGTCGGCGAGATGGTCGACGATCTGGCTGGCGATGCCCAGTTCGTTGTCGTCTCTCACCGCTCGGCGCTCCTTGAACGCTCCGAGCGAGCGATTGGCGTCACGATGCAGGACGACAACTACAGCGCCGTGACCGGGATTCAGTTCAGCGAGGACGACGCTGCGGAGGGTGAGGATGGCTCGGATGACGACCCCGACGCAATCGAGGAGGCCACAGCCGATGACTGA
- a CDS encoding pyridoxamine 5'-phosphate oxidase family protein: MTTTVPDTVESLLTSERLIGHLATSLNDRPHAAPVWYYYENDTVEIVTGGRKLANIRENSRVALSIQQDDGGHTEWMVSLLGTATVVGDEAAFKAANRRINEKYDADENAYDENTLVRISIGSVNYRTY, encoded by the coding sequence GTGACTACGACCGTCCCCGACACTGTCGAATCCCTCCTCACATCCGAGCGACTGATTGGGCATCTGGCGACCAGTCTCAACGACCGCCCCCACGCGGCACCTGTGTGGTATTACTACGAGAACGACACTGTCGAAATCGTCACCGGCGGTCGCAAACTGGCCAACATTCGCGAGAACTCGCGGGTCGCGCTCTCGATTCAGCAAGACGACGGTGGCCACACCGAATGGATGGTTTCACTGCTCGGCACGGCGACGGTGGTCGGCGATGAGGCGGCGTTCAAAGCCGCAAACCGCCGGATCAACGAGAAGTACGACGCCGACGAGAACGCCTACGACGAAAACACGCTCGTTCGAATTTCAATCGGCTCTGTGAACTATCGGACGTATTAG
- the gatB gene encoding Asp-tRNA(Asn)/Glu-tRNA(Gln) amidotransferase subunit GatB produces the protein MTAQAAENREHAVVIGLEVHVQLETSTKIFCNCSTTAVDDEEPNTRTCPVCLGLPGALPVLNEGAVEAAVKIGKALSADIPERTTFHRKNYYYPDLPKNFQLTQYDAPICQQGSLEISVEGQRREIGITRAHLEEDPGSLQHEGGSIDTADYSLINYNRAGTPLVEIVTEPDFRSPQETRAFLAKLEGVLEYLGVFEATRDGSLRVDANISLVEAEDVDEDGSISDDVLADANRTEVKNISSHKGAEKALAYEVTRQKNAVRRGRVIETETRHWDESRGITVSMRSKESEADYRYFREADLPPLEVAHWKDEISIPELPDARRERFQSEYGLDSESASKLTSTKAVADFFEAVAESFDADLAATWVADNLLGELNYRDMAITDVEDRLDEFERLIELVDSDQVTTKNAEEIVLREMLDEGDDPATIIDREGLGKADEGEIEGFVSEAIEENPDAVEDYHNGEGGALNFLVGQVMQKSQGSADPGSVNELLRAELAE, from the coding sequence ATGACTGCGCAGGCCGCCGAAAACCGAGAACACGCGGTCGTAATCGGGCTGGAGGTTCACGTCCAGCTCGAAACGTCGACCAAGATTTTCTGCAACTGTTCGACCACCGCCGTCGACGACGAAGAGCCCAACACCCGCACCTGTCCCGTCTGTCTGGGACTCCCCGGCGCACTCCCGGTCCTCAACGAGGGCGCGGTCGAGGCCGCCGTCAAGATCGGCAAAGCACTCAGCGCCGACATCCCCGAACGGACCACCTTCCACCGGAAAAACTACTACTACCCCGATCTCCCCAAAAACTTCCAACTCACGCAGTACGACGCCCCGATCTGCCAGCAGGGGAGCCTCGAAATCTCCGTTGAGGGCCAGCGCCGCGAGATCGGCATCACGCGTGCCCATCTCGAAGAAGACCCCGGCAGCCTCCAACACGAGGGCGGCAGCATCGACACCGCCGACTACTCGCTGATCAACTACAACCGGGCCGGAACGCCACTGGTCGAGATCGTCACCGAGCCGGATTTCCGCTCGCCACAGGAGACCCGGGCGTTCCTCGCCAAACTCGAAGGCGTCCTCGAATATTTGGGCGTGTTCGAGGCCACCCGCGACGGCAGTCTCCGTGTCGACGCCAATATCTCGCTGGTTGAGGCCGAGGACGTCGACGAAGACGGCTCGATATCTGATGACGTCCTTGCGGATGCCAATCGAACCGAGGTGAAGAATATTTCGAGCCACAAAGGCGCGGAGAAGGCACTCGCCTACGAGGTCACCCGCCAGAAGAACGCGGTCCGCCGCGGTCGCGTGATCGAAACCGAGACCCGCCACTGGGACGAATCCCGTGGAATTACGGTCTCGATGCGTTCGAAGGAGTCCGAGGCCGACTACCGCTACTTCCGGGAAGCCGACCTGCCGCCGCTCGAAGTCGCCCACTGGAAGGACGAAATATCGATTCCCGAACTGCCGGATGCCCGCCGCGAACGGTTCCAAAGCGAGTACGGTCTCGACAGCGAGTCGGCCTCGAAACTCACCTCGACGAAGGCCGTGGCGGACTTCTTCGAGGCGGTCGCCGAGAGCTTCGACGCTGATCTGGCTGCGACGTGGGTCGCCGACAACCTACTGGGCGAGCTGAATTATCGCGATATGGCAATCACCGACGTCGAAGACCGGCTCGACGAGTTCGAGCGACTGATCGAGTTGGTCGACAGCGACCAAGTCACGACGAAAAACGCCGAGGAGATCGTGCTCCGGGAGATGCTCGACGAGGGCGACGACCCAGCGACGATCATCGACCGCGAAGGACTCGGGAAGGCCGACGAGGGCGAGATCGAAGGCTTCGTCAGCGAAGCTATCGAGGAAAACCCTGACGCCGTCGAGGACTACCACAACGGCGAGGGTGGCGCACTGAACTTCCTCGTCGGCCAAGTGATGCAGAAATCGCAGGGGTCGGCCGATCCCGGCAGCGTCAACGAACTGCTCCGTGCGGAACTGGCCGAGTAG
- a CDS encoding DUF7518 family protein, which translates to MTNRVDDLESEIAELRAAVNGLTEELVETKARVRELENEADAEPEPEESTAETDFVDADPVAPTSETTKSDDHVEVVEQEPSNEEGATSFEADNPDETKESTEDDETVQGDIIVA; encoded by the coding sequence ATGACTAATCGAGTCGACGATCTCGAAAGCGAGATCGCAGAGCTCCGTGCGGCGGTCAACGGCCTGACCGAAGAACTCGTCGAGACCAAAGCCCGGGTCCGCGAACTCGAAAACGAGGCCGACGCCGAGCCCGAACCCGAGGAATCGACAGCAGAGACCGACTTCGTCGACGCCGATCCGGTCGCACCGACGTCCGAGACGACCAAAAGTGACGACCACGTCGAGGTCGTCGAACAGGAGCCGAGCAACGAGGAGGGTGCGACCTCATTCGAAGCTGATAACCCCGACGAGACGAAGGAGTCGACAGAAGACGACGAGACCGTCCAAGGCGACATTATCGTTGCCTGA
- a CDS encoding segregation and condensation protein A encodes MTESPEIAGLGSAPADVSPPDEVDDDDVEPVELLVQLAEDGEIDPWDIDIVDVTDAFLSKLAETDLRTSARALFYASVLLRMKGDQLLADPQEEPEPEPEPWEQAMDAAGDEEMEPGFDPVDALEDEMDRRLDRKSTRGSPETLDELVRELREAERDNWWKRRREYDTSDSPQGFSRGTQTVDYRSADEMRSEAEPTENDVTGTTHTEDIDQVIDDVIGVLQPQFDKGRAELLYTEIKTAGGRPFMTYLALLFLSHRGRIRLQQDDLFGDLWVQDPEAVEESDDDDPTVDTEPEAEPIAD; translated from the coding sequence ATGACTGAGTCCCCGGAGATCGCGGGGCTCGGTTCGGCCCCAGCTGACGTGTCGCCGCCCGACGAGGTCGACGACGATGACGTCGAGCCGGTCGAACTCTTGGTCCAACTGGCCGAAGACGGCGAGATCGATCCGTGGGATATCGATATCGTCGACGTGACCGATGCGTTCCTCTCGAAGCTCGCCGAGACGGACCTTCGGACGAGTGCGCGTGCGCTGTTTTACGCCAGCGTGTTGCTCCGAATGAAGGGCGATCAACTGCTCGCCGATCCACAGGAGGAACCTGAGCCGGAACCCGAGCCGTGGGAACAGGCGATGGATGCGGCTGGCGACGAGGAAATGGAGCCCGGATTCGACCCTGTCGACGCCCTCGAAGACGAAATGGACCGTCGACTCGACCGGAAAAGCACGCGTGGCTCGCCCGAAACCCTCGATGAGTTAGTCCGCGAGCTTCGGGAGGCCGAACGCGACAACTGGTGGAAACGCCGCCGGGAGTACGACACCTCCGACTCCCCACAGGGGTTCAGCCGTGGCACCCAGACGGTCGACTACCGGTCGGCTGACGAGATGCGTTCCGAGGCCGAGCCGACCGAAAACGACGTGACGGGGACCACACACACCGAAGACATCGATCAGGTCATCGACGACGTAATTGGCGTTCTCCAGCCGCAGTTCGACAAGGGACGGGCCGAGCTTCTGTATACAGAAATTAAGACGGCGGGTGGTCGACCATTTATGACCTATTTAGCGCTCCTGTTCCTCTCTCATCGCGGCCGCATCCGACTCCAGCAGGACGACCTGTTCGGTGATCTGTGGGTCCAAGACCCCGAAGCCGTCGAAGAGAGCGACGATGACGATCCAACTGTCGACACTGAGCCGGAAGCCGAGCCAATCGCCGACTGA
- a CDS encoding DUF2237 family protein has product MPSDELNVFGDPLEPCSTTPETGFLRDGNCRHLDRDPGRHELCAVMTQEFLEYSREQGNDLVTPRPEFDFPGLHPGDRWCVCLPRWIEAREAGAAPPVVLEATTEGVLDELSVDELQAYAYEA; this is encoded by the coding sequence ATGCCATCGGACGAACTGAACGTCTTCGGCGATCCACTCGAACCCTGTAGTACGACTCCCGAAACCGGGTTTTTGCGCGATGGAAACTGTCGACACCTCGACCGTGATCCCGGTCGACACGAGCTCTGTGCGGTAATGACACAGGAGTTCCTCGAATACAGCCGCGAGCAGGGCAACGATCTGGTCACGCCGCGACCGGAGTTCGACTTTCCGGGCCTACATCCCGGCGACCGCTGGTGTGTCTGTCTCCCACGCTGGATCGAAGCCCGTGAGGCCGGTGCCGCCCCACCAGTCGTCTTGGAAGCAACAACCGAGGGTGTCCTCGACGAGCTTTCGGTCGACGAGCTTCAGGCGTACGCATACGAAGCGTAG
- a CDS encoding NAD-dependent epimerase/dehydratase family protein, whose amino-acid sequence MARLLVVGGSGFIGRAICRQAVAAGHEVRSVSRSGRPEIASGRWVEAVEWTSADLFSPHAWRDRLRGVDAVIHSVGIAHEKPKQGATYERCNGDSAIITALEAERAGVETYVFLSSAANYPTARRAYLRSKRRAERAVEDLNMETVVLRPGAVYGPGQPHFPEPFNWLCRLVAEIEPLAERLGDRRPLSVDRVADVALESAVDPDTRLLTVEDIARK is encoded by the coding sequence ATGGCACGGCTTCTCGTTGTTGGCGGAAGCGGATTTATTGGACGTGCGATCTGTCGACAGGCGGTCGCAGCGGGCCACGAGGTTCGAAGCGTCTCCCGGAGCGGACGTCCCGAAATAGCCTCGGGCCGCTGGGTTGAGGCGGTCGAGTGGACCAGCGCGGATCTGTTTAGCCCGCATGCGTGGCGCGACCGGCTCCGCGGTGTCGACGCCGTTATCCACAGCGTTGGCATTGCCCACGAAAAGCCAAAGCAAGGAGCGACTTACGAGCGATGCAACGGCGATTCGGCGATTATCACGGCGCTGGAGGCCGAACGCGCTGGGGTCGAAACCTACGTCTTTCTGTCCTCGGCGGCCAACTATCCGACCGCCCGGCGGGCCTACCTCCGGTCGAAGCGACGGGCCGAACGCGCCGTCGAAGATCTCAACATGGAAACGGTCGTGCTGCGGCCGGGTGCGGTCTACGGCCCCGGACAGCCGCATTTTCCCGAGCCGTTCAACTGGCTCTGTCGACTCGTCGCGGAGATCGAGCCGCTCGCCGAGCGACTCGGCGACAGGCGTCCGCTCTCGGTCGACCGGGTCGCTGACGTCGCCCTTGAGTCGGCGGTCGACCCCGACACACGACTGCTGACTGTCGAGGATATCGCACGCAAGTAG